ATTAATCTGATTTAGCTTTTGATAAAGTAAGCTGTTATCTAATAATAAATCAACAAACTGAGCATCAACACCACTTTGAATTAATGTGTTTTGTAATTCTTGAATATCAATTACTTTTATAGCATTAGCTTCATTCAAGAATTGTTCGTCTAACATGATGCCTAAGATGTTAGGTTCTAACATGTAACGATAATCAACAGCATCAGTTTTTTCACGCATGAAGATTGTTTCATTAAGTTGATCATCATAACGCATCGTTGCTTGAATTACACCTTGGTTTGATAATAATAGTTGTTTTTGCCGTTCAATTTCAAAATTTATGGCTTTTTCAACATTATTAATTGAGTTAATATTTTTAATCTCAACTCTGGTTCCATATGACTTAACACCAAACGGACGAATTGAAACATTCACATCAACACGCATTGAACCTTCTTCTAATTTAGCATCACTGATGTCGTTAAAAATTAAAATTCTTCTTAGGTTAGTTAAGTATTCTTTAACTTCTTTTCCACTTTCAAAAACAGGGTCAGTAACAATCTCAATTAAAGGTGATCCTGCACGGTTGAAATCTAATAAAATTTCATTATTTTGGTTTAGTTGTTTAGCAGTATCTTCTTCAATATGAAATCTTTGAATCGGAACTTTTTTATTAGTAATTTCAATATAACCATCAGTGGCAATTGGATGGTGTTGTTGGGTGATTTGATAGCCTTTTGGTAAATCTTGATAGAAATAATTTTTTCGATCAAATTTTACGAAAGTATCAACATTTTTCATATGTAAAGCTTTAGCTAACACTAAAGCTTTTTTAACTACCAAAGCATTGGGTTCAGGCATTGTTCCAGGTAAACCTAAATCAATTGGATGAACGTTGATATTAGCAGCATCGCTGTGTGAATTTGCAGCTGGTGAAAACATTTTAGTTTTTGAATTAACTGCAACATGGACTTCAATTCCAATAATTGGTTCAAAATTACGCATTGATGCTGCCTCCGATTTTATCTAATTCAGTTTCAATTAAATATGCTGTTTGTAAAACTAAATCATCCTTAAATTTATCAGATACTAAGTTTAGTCCGATTGTTAAATTATCAGCATTTTTAATCATTGGAATTGTAATTGAAGGATGACCACCAAAGTTAGCAACACACAAGAAATCATCGATCACGCCGTTGGTATAACTACCATCTAAAATGTCTTCAATTGGTGCAGCAAAATCACTAGAACCTAATGAGAAAATAACATCAACATCTTTTTTAGTTCTTTCGAATTCTTCAACAATTAAACGACGAACTTTTTGAGCTTTTTTAAACAATGGTTCGTAATTTTGCGCTAAAGTGATGTATGCTCCAATGGTAAATCTTCTTTTAATTTGATTACCTAAAAATTGGCTTCTGGCATTAATTGTTTTTTGTTCATAATTTTCACCATCAGCTTTTTGTCCAAAAGTAATACCTGATAAATTTGCATAACAACTATTAGCTTCTGGATAACTGATCATCTGATAAACAGGACCAATTGCTTTTAATAAATCTAGATTGAATTCTAATTCAACAATTTCAAACTTATTAGTTTTTCTTAAAAAATCAAGTGTTTGTTTTCAACCAGTTAATACGTGTTCATACATAAATGGTTCTAGATTTTTGTAATATCCCAATCTGATTTTTTTATTATGATCAATTTTTAGTAATTGATCTAATAACTTCAAGTTTTGTTTTTGTGATGTGAAATCTTTGGTATCAAATTGGTTTAAAGCATCACTAACAATTGCAATGTCAGTAACAGTTGAAGCAAACACACCAACATGGTCTAATGATGGTGCATAAGGATAAACTCCATAACGTGAGATTAATCCATAAGTTGGTTTAAAACCAACCACCCCAGTTAAACTGGCTGGTCTTCTAACAGAATCACCTGTGTCTGTTCCAATACTAAAAGCAACCGAACCATTGGCAACACTAATCGCACTTCCAGAAGAAGATCCTCCTGGTGCATATTTTTTAGATAACGGGTGGTAAGTATAACCAAAACCTGAATCTAACCCTGTGCCACCTAGACCAAATTCATCCATATTAGTTTTAGCAATCATCAAAGCACTCATGCTATCTAAAATCTTGTATACGGTTGCATCATAAGTAGGAGTATATTCTTCTAAAAAACGTGATCCGCCTGTGGTAATCATGTTTCTTGTTGAAATATTGTCCTTTAAAGTATAAGGGATATATGCTAATAATGAACTATTAAACAATTCATCATTATGGTGTTGAGCCTTATAAATTGAGTTGTTATCATTAACATATAAATAAGCATTCGTTCAACGATACTTATCAATTAATTTTAATGATTTATGCACTAGATCAGAAGGAGTGATTTCTTTATTTCTTAATTGTTCATTAAGCTTTAAGATAACTGATTTCATAAGCTATACCTTAACAAAGTCTCCTTTTGTTTCTTTTGCTGTTTTTTTAATAATATCTTTGTCAGTGCTATAAACATCATTATCATTTCTTAAGGTATTTGAACTACTTTCAATTGGATAGTTCATTGCTTTAATGTAGGTAGTATCAATCTTTTGCACTTCTTGGAAGTTTGATAAAATGTCATCAAATTCTGATTGTAGTTTGTTAATTTGTTGATCATCTAATTCAAACTTAACCAATCTGGATAAGCGTTTTAATTCTTCTTTATTTATCTTCATATCATTGCCCTTTTTCTTACTTGTTCATTTTTTAATAAATAATGGTGTATTTAGATCTTCAATTAGTTCGTCTTCATAATTATATTTCATAATCGGTTGGATAATCATGATCACAGGATAAATCACGATGATATCAATTAAGAATAGTGATGGTGATACGATTAATCTAATTGAAATTCAAAAAGCATAAGGCTGACCAGTAATCTCCTTATCAAAAATTGGTAAGAAGAATAAGTTAATTAGTGTTGCGTTGATGGTGGCTAGTGATACCAATGAAACCAATGAAGAATATCAGTTTTTTCTAGCATCAATCCGAATAATACTCTTATGGTTTGAGTGTGGTTGAGTTTTGTGAGAAAAACCACTTAAGTTGTTGGAATGATTAAATGTGGTTAAACGATAAACTAAGAAAGTAACCCAGATAAAGATGATCGTGCTGATGCCAAATCCAATGATGATTCAATTAAAAATTGTTGATGAAATTTTGGTATCTGCAATTCCTGGAATTGATAAATCAAAGCCATTTTTTGCCACAATTTCAGGCATTGATGAAATCAAGAAGGTGGTGGCAAAAATGCTAATTAATACCAATACACTTAAATAAATTGATAATGAAAAATTACGGTATTTTGAATATTTTGATGTGGTTAATAATGCTCTGATCATTCCTGAAATCAAACCAGTTAGCACCGCTACAACAAAATATCCATAATGGAAAAATCCAGCTGATAGTGTTACTGCTAACAGATCAATAATCACACCAGATATCATTCCAATGATCGGGCCGAATAGTAATCCTGAAATTTTTACCAATACAGTCTCAATAGAAACCCGTGTTCCTGGATAAACTCTGAATAAGATTGAGGCCAACCCACCAGTAACAGCACTAATTAATAAAATGATCGCCACAGCAATCGCAATTACCATCGCAATGTTCGTCATACCAGTTACTGATACTCTGGGAATTGTATAGTAGCGTTTTTTACGAACAAAAAAATAGTAGAGTTTTTTAGCCATTGCTAAAAATACTACTAACCCAACAATAATAGCAAATACCGCCATAGCAAAAGAACTATTTGGCTGGATAAACTGTTCAGTCATAAAGCTTTATGTTATGTGATATTATAAATTATCGAATTTTAAACTGTTTAATTGGCTAAATAATTTCTTTGTTATTTTTTACTTATTTAAGATCTAAAACCACTTAATTGGTTTTAGATTGTTTTTAATTAAAAGTTCATTAACAGTTTTAAAGTGATTGTTGTTAAAAAATTGTTTGGCACTAAAAAAGCTTGGATGAGCTGATTTAAGTTGATAATCAATCTTTAAATCAGCAACAAAGTTTTGGGCTTTTGTTCCTCATAATATAAAGATTGGTTGGGGGTTTAGGTCTAATAATTTTATTATTAAATCTTTGATTAAAAATTCTCAACCTTGATTAATATCACTTAATGGTTTTTTATTTTGCACGGTTAAGATCGTATTAATTAATAAAATATCTTGTTTGGCTCAGTTTGTTAATGAAGCATCAAATTGTTTAAAATCAATTGCTTGATTAAAGTTATTTGATAGTTCTTTAAGAATATTTCTTAATGAAACAGGGATCGTTTTATTATAAGTTCCAAAACACAAACCATTGGCTTTATTAATGTCAGCATAAGGATCTTGACCGATGATTACTACTTTAGTTTTTTGATAATCAAAATAGTTAAAGGCATTAAAAATTAATTCCTGTTTAGGAATTAATTCGTTATTTTTATTTCTTTTAATCAACAATTCATTCAGAGTTGAATAAATATGTTTGTGATTGTTAAAAAAATCAAGAATTAGATCTTTTCAATTGGTTGATAATTGATTGATTAGTTGATCTAACATGATTATTAATTAGCTGGTTGTTGTTTAAACTTAGCAAGATCTTGGTCTTGGTTTGGTAATTTTTGCACGATTTGTTCGTAATTATTAATTGAACTTAAATCTTCAAAGTATCAAGAATAGAATGTTAATAAGTTAGCATTAAGGTTATTTTTTTCATTAACCACAGCATCTTTTTCAATCGGTTGGAAGTGGGTTTGTTTTAAGAAGTCTAATAATTGACCGTTAGTGTTTTTAATGTTTTGGTTTTGGCTATAAAAAGTGCTAACTGTTGTATCAGTATTTGAATATTCTTCTTCACTTAAAACTTGGTTAAAATCAGTTAGTTTACTAATTCATTCTTTATCAAAACCAACAGGTTTATTAGCTAAATCACCAGCTTGGTATGTTAGGTTTGAATCTTTAATTAGACTTAATGGAATAATACTATCAATTGAATTTGGTTTGATTTTATCTTCGCCATCAATGACATAATTCACTAACACACCTAGATCTTTTAGTTTTAATTTAAAGACAGGATTATTTAAATCAAGCTTGTAATAATGTTTGAATTTTGTTGCTAAATTATCAAAAATTTCTTTTTTAGCTTGGTTGTTTTGTTGATTTGAATTTTCATCAGTTTCATTATCACCTTTGGTTGTAACAAAATCATCACGAGTTGGGGCGTTATCATTATTTAAACCAACTAAATAAAAACCAAAATATAATTCAATATCTGAAATTACGAACAATTTAGTTAATTTTAAAGCCGTTTTAGCTTTGTCATTTTTTTGTTCATCAGTTAATGTCAATTTATTGTTATAAGCTCTGATGTCAAAAACCTTATTTTGTTTAACTAAATCACTTGATACTTGTTCAAAATGGAATTTTAAATCAATTGGTTGAAAGATAAAATTATTATTTTCATTACCAGTTAACAATCCATTAGAAAATGCTGAATAAAATTCTTTTTGAACTGTTGGATTACTATCTTTTTGTGATGATGGGAATAAACTTTCTGATCAGTTTTCAGTATCTTTTGATTTTAGATAACTATATAAATGTGTTGCATAGTTAATTGATGGAATACTGATTGAAGCTAATAATGATTTGAAGGTTTGCTCGTATAATTGTTTAAAACTAACATCGGGAGTGTTTGTTTCAAACATTGGTGTTGAATTAGAATTATAATCACCAAAAGCGTATTTAAATGTTCCAGAATTATCGTTATTACTAGAACCTGTAATACTTACGGCTGAAAAATTAGTTTTACTTGATAAATAAACAACTTGCTTTTCAGAATTACCTGGATTAGATGGGTCTTTTAAGATCTCAGCAAACTTAGAATAAGTTTCAACATTACGATTAAAAACTGCAGCTGAACATGAGCTGAGAATTAAACCAGAGGTTAATACAAAAGTTGGAATTGTTAATAATTTCTTTTTCATTATGATTCCTCTCTGAATTTTGAGTGTTTTTTATCAAATTCAAAATTAACGGTGCCAGTTGGACCTGAACGGTTTTTGGCAATAACGATTTTTACATCAATAATATCATCTTCACGTTTTTCTTCTTCGTCTTTTTTATTCGGATTGTTGGAATGAATAAACATTACGATGTCTGCATCTTGTTCGATACTTCCACTTTCACGCAAGTCAGATAGAATTGGAACAGCATCTGAACCCTTACGTTCTTCAACCTTACGTGATAATTGGGCTAGTGCGATTACTGGAACTTTATATTGTTTGGCAATTCTTTTTAAACTACCTGA
The Mycoplasma sp. E35C DNA segment above includes these coding regions:
- the gatB gene encoding Asp-tRNA(Asn)/Glu-tRNA(Gln) amidotransferase subunit GatB, with the translated sequence MRNFEPIIGIEVHVAVNSKTKMFSPAANSHSDAANINVHPIDLGLPGTMPEPNALVVKKALVLAKALHMKNVDTFVKFDRKNYFYQDLPKGYQITQQHHPIATDGYIEITNKKVPIQRFHIEEDTAKQLNQNNEILLDFNRAGSPLIEIVTDPVFESGKEVKEYLTNLRRILIFNDISDAKLEEGSMRVDVNVSIRPFGVKSYGTRVEIKNINSINNVEKAINFEIERQKQLLLSNQGVIQATMRYDDQLNETIFMREKTDAVDYRYMLEPNILGIMLDEQFLNEANAIKVIDIQELQNTLIQSGVDAQFVDLLLDNSLLYQKLNQINEKLNDLSFVAKWLLIEFIGRTNKLKLKIEEISDAWFEYLAELLLMVKNEDLNQKQAKTVLDEVIKSNESPSVVANKLNMKQIKDPGQIKELLEPILLENISVLKDYDTRKERVEKLLIGLLMKKTNGQANPNISVQVLDELIKKHHQ
- a CDS encoding amidase family protein gives rise to the protein MKSVILKLNEQLRNKEITPSDLVHKSLKLIDKYRWTNAYLYVNDNNSIYKAQHHNDELFNSSLLAYIPYTLKDNISTRNMITTGGSRFLEEYTPTYDATVYKILDSMSALMIAKTNMDEFGLGGTGLDSGFGYTYHPLSKKYAPGGSSSGSAISVANGSVAFSIGTDTGDSVRRPASLTGVVGFKPTYGLISRYGVYPYAPSLDHVGVFASTVTDIAIVSDALNQFDTKDFTSQKQNLKLLDQLLKIDHNKKIRLGYYKNLEPFMYEHVLTGWKQTLDFLRKTNKFEIVELEFNLDLLKAIGPVYQMISYPEANSCYANLSGITFGQKADGENYEQKTINARSQFLGNQIKRRFTIGAYITLAQNYEPLFKKAQKVRRLIVEEFERTKKDVDVIFSLGSSDFAAPIEDILDGSYTNGVIDDFLCVANFGGHPSITIPMIKNADNLTIGLNLVSDKFKDDLVLQTAYLIETELDKIGGSINA
- the gatC gene encoding Asp-tRNA(Asn)/Glu-tRNA(Gln) amidotransferase subunit GatC — translated: MTEQFIQPNSSFAMAVFAIIVGLVVFLAMAKKLYYFFVRKKRYYTIPRVSVTGMTNIAMVIAIAVAIILLISAVTGGLASILFRVYPGTRVSIETVLVKISGLLFGPIIGMISGVIIDLLAVTLSAGFFHYGYFVVAVLTGLISGMIRALLTTSKYSKYRNFSLSIYLSVLVLISIFATTFLISSMPEIVAKNGFDLSIPGIADTKISSTIFNWIIIGFGISTIIFIWVTFLVYRLTTFNHSNNLSGFSHKTQPHSNHKSIIRIDARKNWYSSLVSLVSLATINATLINLFFLPIFDKEITGQPYAFWISIRLIVSPSLFLIDIIVIYPVIMIIQPIMKYNYEDELIEDLNTPLFIKKWTSKKKGNDMKINKEELKRLSRLVKFELDDQQINKLQSEFDDILSNFQEVQKIDTTYIKAMNYPIESSSNTLRNDNDVYSTDKDIIKKTAKETKGDFVKV
- a CDS encoding uracil-DNA glycosylase, yielding MLDQLINQLSTNWKDLILDFFNNHKHIYSTLNELLIKRNKNNELIPKQELIFNAFNYFDYQKTKVVIIGQDPYADINKANGLCFGTYNKTIPVSLRNILKELSNNFNQAIDFKQFDASLTNWAKQDILLINTILTVQNKKPLSDINQGWEFLIKDLIIKLLDLNPQPIFILWGTKAQNFVADLKIDYQLKSAHPSFFSAKQFFNNNHFKTVNELLIKNNLKPIKWF